A genomic window from Brassica oleracea var. oleracea cultivar TO1000 chromosome C8, BOL, whole genome shotgun sequence includes:
- the LOC106309502 gene encoding mRNA-decapping enzyme-like protein isoform X2, whose protein sequence is MSPSMNSTLRLVNGVVRMLKGLCLLSKDNLVEDLLGDFEYEVQGPYLLYRNASQEVNGIWFYNERECEEVARLFDRLLSAYSKANQKPSTSSSKSEFRELEAVPTIAAMDGPLEPSSTARDAPNDPAFVNFFSSAMTLGNGSASGPPYQSSATPLQPHQPTIAPPAPLQSSSPIMSHFENNPDLISSNNSNVHTDLVTPSSFFPPPRTMTQPHLVPGSSTPTAPPLNFNDASHHQRQHGTPMLQPFPPPTPPPSLAPSHSVPVINRDKVKEALLKLVQENEFIDMVTRALQNAHQQ, encoded by the exons ATGTCACCTTCTATGAATTCAACATTGAGATTAGTCAATGG AGTCGTAAGGATGTTGAAGGGTCTTTGTTTGTTGTCAAAAG ATAATCTGGTGGAAGATCTCCTGGGAGATTTCGAGTATGAAGTCCAAGGTCCATATTTGCTTTACCGTAACGCATCTCAAGAAGTAAATGGCATTTGGTTCTACAATGAACGTGAATGTGAGGAGGTTGCACGTCTTTTCGACAG ATTACTTAGCGCATATTCCAAGGCAAACCAGAAGCCAAGTACGTCATCTTCGAAAAG CGAGTTTAGGGAATTGGAAGCTGTGCCTACAATTGCAGCTATGGATGGTCCTCTTGAACCATCTTCAACTGCTAGGGATGCCCCTAATGATCCTGCTTTTGTCAACTTCTTCAGC TCAGCGATGACTCTTGGTAACGGGTCTGCAAGTGGACCACCATATCAATCATCAGCAACTCCTCTACAACCTCATCAACCCACCATTGCGCCTCCTGCACCTCTGCAATCCTCCTCTCCTATTATGTCTCACTTTGAGAACAACCCTGATCTTATCAGCAGCAACAACTCCAACGTTCACACGGATCTGGTGACGCCGTCCTCGTTCTTTCCGCCCCCACGGACGATGACACAACCACACCTTGTTCCTGGTTCATCTACTCCCACTGCGCCTCCTCTGAACTTTAATGATGCCTCTCACCATCAGCGCCAGCATGGTACTCCGATGCTCCAGCCTTTCCCACCACCAACTCCACCACCATCACTCGCTCCTTCACACAGTGTCCCAGTTATCAACAGAGACAAAGTCAAAGAAGCCCTTTTGAAGCTAGTTCAG GAGAACGAATTCATCGACATGGTGACCCGAGCTTTACAAAATGCACATCAACAATGA
- the LOC106309502 gene encoding mRNA-decapping enzyme-like protein isoform X1 produces the protein MSQNGKLIPPNMDQNSTRLLNLTVLQRIDPFIEEILITAAHVTFYEFNIEISQWSRKDVEGSLFVVKRNKQQPRFQFIVMNRRNTDNLVEDLLGDFEYEVQGPYLLYRNASQEVNGIWFYNERECEEVARLFDRLLSAYSKANQKPSTSSSKSEFRELEAVPTIAAMDGPLEPSSTARDAPNDPAFVNFFSSAMTLGNGSASGPPYQSSATPLQPHQPTIAPPAPLQSSSPIMSHFENNPDLISSNNSNVHTDLVTPSSFFPPPRTMTQPHLVPGSSTPTAPPLNFNDASHHQRQHGTPMLQPFPPPTPPPSLAPSHSVPVINRDKVKEALLKLVQENEFIDMVTRALQNAHQQ, from the exons ATGTCTCAGAACGGGAAGCTGATCCCACCAAATATGGATCAGAACAGTACGAGGCTCCTCAATCTCACAGTTCTCCAGCGAATCGATCCTTTCATCGAGGAGATCCTTATCACAGCAGCTCATGTCACCTTCTATGAATTCAACATTGAGATTAGTCAATGG AGTCGTAAGGATGTTGAAGGGTCTTTGTTTGTTGTCAAAAG AAATAAACAGCAACCTCGGTTTCAGTTTATTGTAATGAATCGTAGGAACACAG ATAATCTGGTGGAAGATCTCCTGGGAGATTTCGAGTATGAAGTCCAAGGTCCATATTTGCTTTACCGTAACGCATCTCAAGAAGTAAATGGCATTTGGTTCTACAATGAACGTGAATGTGAGGAGGTTGCACGTCTTTTCGACAG ATTACTTAGCGCATATTCCAAGGCAAACCAGAAGCCAAGTACGTCATCTTCGAAAAG CGAGTTTAGGGAATTGGAAGCTGTGCCTACAATTGCAGCTATGGATGGTCCTCTTGAACCATCTTCAACTGCTAGGGATGCCCCTAATGATCCTGCTTTTGTCAACTTCTTCAGC TCAGCGATGACTCTTGGTAACGGGTCTGCAAGTGGACCACCATATCAATCATCAGCAACTCCTCTACAACCTCATCAACCCACCATTGCGCCTCCTGCACCTCTGCAATCCTCCTCTCCTATTATGTCTCACTTTGAGAACAACCCTGATCTTATCAGCAGCAACAACTCCAACGTTCACACGGATCTGGTGACGCCGTCCTCGTTCTTTCCGCCCCCACGGACGATGACACAACCACACCTTGTTCCTGGTTCATCTACTCCCACTGCGCCTCCTCTGAACTTTAATGATGCCTCTCACCATCAGCGCCAGCATGGTACTCCGATGCTCCAGCCTTTCCCACCACCAACTCCACCACCATCACTCGCTCCTTCACACAGTGTCCCAGTTATCAACAGAGACAAAGTCAAAGAAGCCCTTTTGAAGCTAGTTCAG GAGAACGAATTCATCGACATGGTGACCCGAGCTTTACAAAATGCACATCAACAATGA